The Streptomyces capitiformicae genome contains the following window.
GGTCAGGGTGGTCAGCCGGGCCGCGGTGGTGTTCATCCAGCGGAGGTCGGCGTCGAGATGGTTGAGGGCGTAGTCCGCCGAGAGCAGGGTCGCGAGATCGGATCCCGGCGTGGTCTTCAGGGCCGTCAGCTCCCGCATCCGCGCCATGTGCGCGGCGCGCTGCGCCTGGAGGTAGGCGGCCGGGTCGCCGTCGGAGAGGATCGAGACGACGAGCTTGGCGAAGATCTCGTTCGTCACGAACGGCGCGGGCGGCGCGATCTCCCCGGCCCACTTCGCCAGTTCGCGCGCCCCCTCGTCCGTCGAGCGGTACATCGTCCGCTCCGGACCGCTCTCCGCCTCGGTGCCGTCGACCTCGGCGAGCCCGTCGCGGACCAGCCGCTGCAGGGTCGTGTAGACCTGCCCGTAGGCCAGCGGTCTGGCCTGCGGGAAGCGTTCGTCGTGGCGTCGCTTGAGGTCGTAGCCATGGCTCGGCCCACTGGCGAGCAGCCCCAACAGGATGTGACGGGTGCTCATGCGGACCAGTATGCACTGAGTACATGTACTGAGTGAATAGCTTTTTGGAATCTCTGTACTGAGTGAACAGTGGGGGCGTGAAGAGTGGAGAAGGGGGGCGTGAGACCTCGGGCGCCGGCGTGAGCAAAACCATGATGTCCCCCCGCCCACGTCTGCGGCGGCGCCCGCTGGGTAGGGCTGGAGTACCCCGGACCCGCATCCATCGCCGTACGACGACAAGGAGGCCCCCGTGGCCGCACCCGCACAGCTTCCGACCTCGACCCGCTCCAAACGCGCGTCGGAGCCCCATCAACTCGTCGAACCCCACGTCTGCGTCTTCAGCGCGGAGGGCCCGTGCGCGGACGTCCCGCTCACCAGTGAGCCCCCGCTCCCGGACGCCGAGCCCCTCACCAGCGAGCCGCCTCTCACCGACGCGGCCCCCCTCACCAGCGAACCCACGTCCAACGGCGCCGCATCGGGGGTCTAGATGCCACCACGCCCGGCCGATCCCGGGGATCCACCGGGGACGCCGCTGTCCCGGCTCGCCGCGCTGCACGGCGTCGCCACCTCCTACAGCCCCTCCCCGGACCGTACGGTCGCGGCCTCGGACGGCGCGGTCGTCGCCACCCTCGCCGCGCTGGACGTCGACGCGAGCACCCCGGAGGCCGTGGACACCGCCCTCGCGGCACGCGAACGGCAGCTGAGCGGACGGTTGTTGCCGCCGACCGTGGTGTGCTGGGGCGACGGCCCGGCCTCCGCCGCCCTGGCCGCCCTCCCGGACGGCACCCGGCTGCGCATCGAGACCGAGCAGGGCGAACTCCGGTCCACGGTCGAGAAGTTGCCCCCAGGTGTGCACGCGCTGCGCGCCACGACCCCCGACGGCCGCACCGCCGAGGCCCACCTCGTCGTGGCCCCGCCCCGTCTGCCCGCCCCGCCCGGCCGCACGTACGGCCTCCTCGTGCAGCTCTACTCCCTGCTCTCCCGGCGCAGTTGGGGCATGGGCGACCTCGGCGACCTGGCCGAGCTCACCGCCTGGGCCGGCCGCGCCCTCGGCGCCGGATTCGTCCAGGTCAACCCGCTGCACGCGGGCGTCCCGGGCGCCCCCACGGACCCGTCCCCGTACCGCCCCTCCTCGCGCCGCTATCCCGACCCCGTCCACCTCCGCGTCGAGGACATCCCGGAGTACCCGTACGCCGTCGCCTCCACCGACGACCGCCACCGGCTCGGCGGGCTGCTGGAACGGGCCGCGCGTCTGCGCGAATCCGTCCTGGCCAAGGGCGAGTTGATCGACCGGGATGCGGTGTGGGAGCTCAAGCGGCAGGCGCTGGAAGTCGTACGTGCCGCGCCGCTGGGGCCCGGCCGGCGGGCCGCGTACTGCGACTTCCTCGCCGAGGAGGGCGAGGCGCTGGAGGACCACGCCACCTGGTGCGCGTTCGCCGAGGTGTACGGCTCCGACTGGCACCGTTGGCCACCGGGCCTGCGCGACCCCCGCTCCGCCGAAACCGCCCGCGCCCGCGCGGAGCTGATGGACCGCGTCGACTTCCACACCCGCCTGGCCTGGCTCACCGACGCCCAGCTGGGCGCCGCGCAACGCTCCGCGCGCGACGCCGGCATGCCGATCGGCCTCGTGCACGACCTGGCGGTCGGCGTCCATCCGGGCGGCGCCGACGCCTGGGCCCAGCAGGAGTACTTCGCGGCCGGCATGTCCATCGGCGCGCCCCCCGACGCCTTCAACTCCCGCGGCCAGGACTGGGGTCTGCCCCCCTGGCGCCCCGACCGCCTCGCCGAGTCCGGCTACGCCCCCTACCGCCGCCTCCTGCGTGCCCTCCTCCGCCACGCGGGAGCGCTGCGCATCGACCACGTCATGGGCCTCTTCCGCCTGTGGTGGGTGCCACAGGGCCGACCGCCGACGGAGGGCACGTACGTCCGCTACGACGCCGACGCCATGCTCGCGATCCTGGTGCTGGAGGCCTCGCGGGCCGGGGCCCTGGTGATCGGTGAGGACCTGGGGACGGTCGAGCCCGGCGTCCGCGAGGCGCTCGACGAGCGGGGCGTGCTGGGTACGTCGGTGATGTGGTTCGAGCGGGACTGGCAGGGGACGGGCCGCCCCCTGCCGCCCGAGCGCTGGCGAGCGAACTGCCTCGCCACCGCCACCACCCACGACCTCCCGCCCACCGCCTCCCGCCTCACCGGCGACCACGTCGAACTCCGCCACGGCCTGGGCCTGCTGCCCCGCCCCCTGGAGGAGGAGCGGGCCGAGGCCGCCGCCGACACGGGGGAGTGGCTGGCCCTACTGGCCCGCCTCGGCCTCCTGAACGGCACCCACGGAGGCATCTCCGCCGCCTCCGAGGAGGCCGAGATCCAGGCCGTCCACCGCTTCCTGCTCCGCACCCCCGCCCGCATGATCGGCCTCTGGCTCCCGGACACGGTCGGCGACCGCCGCCCCCAGAACCTTCCCGGCACGTGGGACCAGTACCCGAACTGGCGCCTCCCCATCGCCGACGCGATGGGTCGCCCCGTGACCTTGGAGGACTTGGCGGTATCACCTCGCCTGCATGCGCTGGTGGATGTGCTGAGGGGCGCCTGACGGGTCGGGTGAGTGGGGTTGTCTGGCGGCTGCGGGTTGCATGTGGCTGGTCGCGCCCCGCGGCGGAGCCGCAGATGTCACAGCCCCGCGCCCCTTGAAGGCACGGGGGGGCACCCCCAGGTTCTTAGGGGCGCGGGGAACTGCGCGACCGGTCCCCATCCATCCGCAGCGGCCGAACAACCCGCATCCCCACTCCTTAGGCCCCCCCGCCTAGGCCAAGCGCACGCGGGTTCGTTACCTTTGGGCCGTGGACAAGAAGAACGCCCTGCGCGCCGGAGCCCTCGCCGCCGGTACGACGCTGATGATGCTGCTCATGTCGTCCCCCGCGCTCGCGCTGATCCCCGACGACGGTGACGACCCGGGCCCGGGCCTCAACGTGGCGGAAACGCTGGGCCTCTTCGTCGTGGCACCGATCGCGATCTTCGCGGTGATCACCGGCCTGGTCATGGTCCTGGACAGGTCCACCGACCGTCAGCCGAAGGCCAAGGCGAAGGCCTGACCCCCGCCGCGACACCTCCGCAACACTTCTCGCCGAGGGCACCCACGCGCACCCGTGCGCCGAGGGTGCCCTCGGCGTGTCTCAGGGTCCTCACGGTCGCGGCGCGGTGAGGTACCGCTGAATCGTCGGCGCCAGCCACTCCACGATCTCCTCCCGCCCCAACGCCACCGCGGGCGGGAGCCGCAGCACGTACCGCGTCAGCGCCAGCCCCAGGACCTGTGAGGCGATCAGCGCCGCCCGGATCGGGGCCTGCTCCGGCTCCGGGCACACCCGCCGGGCCAGCGGAATCAACTGATCCCGGAAGACGCCCTGGATCCGCTCGGCCCCGGCCTGACTGGTGGCGCCGACCCGGAGCAGCGCGCTGAGCACCTCGTTCTCCTCCCAGAGATCGAGGAAGTGGGTCACCAAGACCCGGCCCACGTCCCGTGGATCGAGCCCGGCGGGGTCGGGCAGCCGCAGGTCGACATCGAGCGCGGCGGCGTACAGCCCCTCCTTCGAGCCGTAGTACCGCATGACCATCGACGGGTCGATCTTCGCCTCTTTGGCGATCGCCCGGATGGTGGCCCGGTCGTACCCCTCGGCGGCGAACCGCTCCCGCGCGGCCACGAGGATCGCGTGCCGCGTGGCATCGGAGCGGCGGAGCGCCTTTTCCGTATCACTCATGCCAACAAACGTAGGCCAACACGTGTTGACGTACAAGAGATGCCAACCTATGTTGGCAAACGAACGTTGGCCAACAGCCGTTGACCAACAAGCGTTGGCAGGAGGCCGCCATGAACGACAGGACGGGCACGAACGGCACCACCGGCACCCACCGCACCAACGGCACCACCCGCGACGTCATCGTCGTAGGCGCGGGCCCCACCGGGCTTCTGCTGGCCGGTGACCTCGCCGCCGCCGGTATCCCGGTCACGCTCGTCGAGCGCCGCCCGCACAAGATCAGCAATCTCTCCCGCGCCTTCGTCCTGCACGCCCGCAGCCTGGAGCAGCTCGATGCCCGCGGTCTCGCCGACGAACTGGAGGCCAAGGGGCGGAAGCTGGACCGCCTCCGCCTCTTCAGCCACCTCACCGTGCGGCTCGACACGCTCCCCTCGCGCTTCAACCACCTCCTCGTCCTCCCGCAGTACGAGGTGGAGGAGGCACTGGAGCGGCGGGCGGTCGAGGCGGGGGTGCGGTTCCGGTACGACACCGAGGTGACCGGGGCCGATCAGGACGCCGACGAGGTCACCGTTCACGTACGCGGCCCGGAGGGCAGGAGCGAGGCACTCGCCGCCGCTTACGCCGTCGGGACGGACGGACATCGCAGTGCCGTCCGCCGGGCGATCGGCCTGCCGTTCCCCGGCAAGTCGGTCATCCGTTCCGTCGTCCTCGCGGACGTACGCCTCGACGAGGAGCCCGAGGAGGTGCTGACCGCGAACGCCGTCGGCGACGCCTTCGCCTTCATCGCGCCCTTCGGCGACGGCTACTACCGGGTCATCGGCTGGCACCGCGGCCGCGACGTCTCCGACAGCGAGCCCCTCGACCTCGACGAGGTCAGGGAGATCACCCGGCTCGCGCTCGGTCGCGACTACGGCATGCGGGACGCCCGTTGGATGTCCCGCTTCCACAGCGACGAACGGCAGGCGCCCGCGTACCGGGTGGGCCGGGTCTTCCTCGCCGGCGACGCCGCCCACGTGCACACCCCGGCTGGCGGCCAGGGCATGAACACCGGCCTCCAGGACGCGGCCAACCTCGGCTGGAAGCTCGCCGCCGTCCTGGGCGGCCACGCCGACCCCGCCCTCCTGGACACCTACCACGCCGAACGCCACCCCGTCGGCAGGGCGGTCCTGCGCAGCAGCGGCGGCATCGTACGGCTCGCCATGGCCAAGTACCCGTGGACGCTGGCGTTCCGCTCCGCCCTCGCCGCCGTCCTGGGCCACGTCGGCCCGGTCCGCACCCGGGCGATCGGCCAGGTCACCGGCATCGGCTACACGTACCCGGCGCCCCACGGTTCCCACCGCCTCGTCGGCACCCGCGTCCCGGACGTCGCCCTCCGCTCCGGCCGCCTCTACGAGTCCCTGCGCGGCGGCCGCTTCGTCCTCATCACCCCGCGGGACGCCACCCCGCACGCGTACGACACCGGGGACCGCAAGGGCCGCCTCGCCGTGGAGAGCTGGGCGAGCGACCGGCGTACGACCGTCCTCGTGCGGCCCGACGGCTACGTGGCGTGGGCGGCGGAGGGCGCGAACGGCGACGCGGACAGGGTCGAGGCGGCACTGACGGCGGCGCTGGGCACCGCTTCCTAGCTCCTCAGCTCCGTCGCCGGTCTCTTCGCTCAGCGGGACCGGTGGGTGTTGAGCCGGGCGGCCTGGCGGGTCAGGTGGTGGCGTTCGGCGAGGTTGGGGGCCTTGTGGGCCGCCTCGGCGTAGAGCCGAGCCGCCGTCGTCAGGTCGCCGTCACGCTCGTGGAGGTACGCCGCCACCGCGGTGTGGCGGGGCAGGGAGGCGTCGAGCACCGCGAGTGCCGCCAGGCCGGCGCGCGGGCCGTCGGCCTCGCCCACGGCGACCGCGCGGTTGAGCCGGACAACTGGGCTGTCGGTCAGGCGCGCGAGTTCGTCGTACCACTCGACGATCTGCACCCAGTCGGTCTCCTCGGCGGTGGGCGCGTCGGCGTGGAGGGCGGCGATGGCGGCCTGGGCCTGGTACTCGCCGAGCCGGTCGCGGGCGAGGGCCGACTGCAGGATCCATACGCCCTCCGCGATCGACGCGGTGTCCCACCGGCGGCGGTCCTGCTCGGCGAGTGGGACCAGGCTGCCGTCGGGCGCGGTGCGGGCGGCGCGCCGGGCGTGGTGGAGCAGCATGAGGGCGAGGAGCCCCGCCACCTCGGGGTGGTCGGTAGCGGCCGCGAGCTGCCGGGTGAGGCGGATGGCCTCGGCGGCGAGGTCGATGTCGCCGGAGTAGCCCTCGTTGAAGACGAGGTAGAGGACGCGCAGCACGGTGGCGACGTCGCCGGGCCGGTCGAAGCGCACACCGGAGACGGTCCGTTTGGCGCGGCTGATGCGCTGGGCCATGGTCGCTTCGGGCACCAGGTAGGCCCGCGCGATCTGGCGTGTGGTGAGCCCGCCGACGGCGCGCAGCGTGAGCGCGACCGCCGACGACGGCGTCAGTGACGGATGGGCGCACAGGAAGTACAGCTGGAGCGTGTCGTCCACCGTGGGCGACGGCCCGGGCGCCGGCTCCTCGTCGAGGCGGTCCTCACGCCGGCGGCGGGCGGCGTCCGAGCGGGCCTGGTCGAGGAACTTGCGCCAGGCCACGGTGACCAGCCAGCCCTTCGCATCCCGCGGCGGGTCGGCCGGCCAGACGCGGACCGCCTCCACCAGCGCGTCCTGGACGGCGTCCTCGGCCGCCGCGAAGTCGGCTCCGCGGCGGACGAGGACGGCGAGAACGCTCGGCGTGAGGCTCCGGAGCAGGGCCTCGTCCATCGA
Protein-coding sequences here:
- a CDS encoding PadR family transcriptional regulator translates to MSTRHILLGLLASGPSHGYDLKRRHDERFPQARPLAYGQVYTTLQRLVRDGLAEVDGTEAESGPERTMYRSTDEGARELAKWAGEIAPPAPFVTNEIFAKLVVSILSDGDPAAYLQAQRAAHMARMRELTALKTTPGSDLATLLSADYALNHLDADLRWMNTTAARLTTLTAEVDTA
- the malQ gene encoding 4-alpha-glucanotransferase — its product is MPPRPADPGDPPGTPLSRLAALHGVATSYSPSPDRTVAASDGAVVATLAALDVDASTPEAVDTALAARERQLSGRLLPPTVVCWGDGPASAALAALPDGTRLRIETEQGELRSTVEKLPPGVHALRATTPDGRTAEAHLVVAPPRLPAPPGRTYGLLVQLYSLLSRRSWGMGDLGDLAELTAWAGRALGAGFVQVNPLHAGVPGAPTDPSPYRPSSRRYPDPVHLRVEDIPEYPYAVASTDDRHRLGGLLERAARLRESVLAKGELIDRDAVWELKRQALEVVRAAPLGPGRRAAYCDFLAEEGEALEDHATWCAFAEVYGSDWHRWPPGLRDPRSAETARARAELMDRVDFHTRLAWLTDAQLGAAQRSARDAGMPIGLVHDLAVGVHPGGADAWAQQEYFAAGMSIGAPPDAFNSRGQDWGLPPWRPDRLAESGYAPYRRLLRALLRHAGALRIDHVMGLFRLWWVPQGRPPTEGTYVRYDADAMLAILVLEASRAGALVIGEDLGTVEPGVREALDERGVLGTSVMWFERDWQGTGRPLPPERWRANCLATATTHDLPPTASRLTGDHVELRHGLGLLPRPLEEERAEAAADTGEWLALLARLGLLNGTHGGISAASEEAEIQAVHRFLLRTPARMIGLWLPDTVGDRRPQNLPGTWDQYPNWRLPIADAMGRPVTLEDLAVSPRLHALVDVLRGA
- a CDS encoding TetR/AcrR family transcriptional regulator, which translates into the protein MSDTEKALRRSDATRHAILVAARERFAAEGYDRATIRAIAKEAKIDPSMVMRYYGSKEGLYAAALDVDLRLPDPAGLDPRDVGRVLVTHFLDLWEENEVLSALLRVGATSQAGAERIQGVFRDQLIPLARRVCPEPEQAPIRAALIASQVLGLALTRYVLRLPPAVALGREEIVEWLAPTIQRYLTAPRP
- a CDS encoding FAD-dependent monooxygenase — its product is MNDRTGTNGTTGTHRTNGTTRDVIVVGAGPTGLLLAGDLAAAGIPVTLVERRPHKISNLSRAFVLHARSLEQLDARGLADELEAKGRKLDRLRLFSHLTVRLDTLPSRFNHLLVLPQYEVEEALERRAVEAGVRFRYDTEVTGADQDADEVTVHVRGPEGRSEALAAAYAVGTDGHRSAVRRAIGLPFPGKSVIRSVVLADVRLDEEPEEVLTANAVGDAFAFIAPFGDGYYRVIGWHRGRDVSDSEPLDLDEVREITRLALGRDYGMRDARWMSRFHSDERQAPAYRVGRVFLAGDAAHVHTPAGGQGMNTGLQDAANLGWKLAAVLGGHADPALLDTYHAERHPVGRAVLRSSGGIVRLAMAKYPWTLAFRSALAAVLGHVGPVRTRAIGQVTGIGYTYPAPHGSHRLVGTRVPDVALRSGRLYESLRGGRFVLITPRDATPHAYDTGDRKGRLAVESWASDRRTTVLVRPDGYVAWAAEGANGDADRVEAALTAALGTAS
- a CDS encoding RNA polymerase sigma factor; its protein translation is MDEALLRSLTPSVLAVLVRRGADFAAAEDAVQDALVEAVRVWPADPPRDAKGWLVTVAWRKFLDQARSDAARRRREDRLDEEPAPGPSPTVDDTLQLYFLCAHPSLTPSSAVALTLRAVGGLTTRQIARAYLVPEATMAQRISRAKRTVSGVRFDRPGDVATVLRVLYLVFNEGYSGDIDLAAEAIRLTRQLAAATDHPEVAGLLALMLLHHARRAARTAPDGSLVPLAEQDRRRWDTASIAEGVWILQSALARDRLGEYQAQAAIAALHADAPTAEETDWVQIVEWYDELARLTDSPVVRLNRAVAVGEADGPRAGLAALAVLDASLPRHTAVAAYLHERDGDLTTAARLYAEAAHKAPNLAERHHLTRQAARLNTHRSR